The following DNA comes from Cucumis sativus cultivar 9930 chromosome 7, Cucumber_9930_V3, whole genome shotgun sequence.
aaGATGAAGTTCATTTGAAATGggtaattacaaaattgagaCACATTCAATCCAAAAGTTTGACTTTACACATGTGGAACAGTCATAGTCAAAAGCTTCAAGTTGAAAAGTGGAGTAttgttaatattataataaaaatggaattatGAAATTATACCATAGAATTCAAAACTTATATACATCCAAGTAAGATACGCATGGGTGAGTTCGTCAACTCAAATCGACGAGTTCGTTATACATTCGAGATTCATTTGAGCTCTTATCTCTTGTTTGcaagaaaatatttctctcTTATTGTGTTTGTATCTTGTCGGTTGTCTCTTTCTCAAtctccttcttttttctctaataaaacctaaaagaagaagattcaaataattgaaaaattgtaacTGAGgcataattaaattctaaaatttaaattcaaattattattaaaactattatattttattgtgaTATCATTAGCTCATTAACCCAGGGCATGTAAAATGTTTGTAACTTTGAGTTAAGTTGTGAATTCAATGTATTTggtgtcattttttaaaagaaaaataatttgctTTACAATTACTTGAAGCCATAATAGATAATTTCGAAAATGAGAGTTTTATGGAATTTGTATTTCAATTACTTGAAGCCATAATAGATAATTTTGCTTATTTAACAATAGCAACACCAAGCAAGAACTGAAAAATATTACTATTCAAAGccaaaaataagattttaaaattcaatttaaatttgaaacaaataagtatgtttccatttctcttaaagatgaaagtaataaaataaatacataacatatgttttttaaaaaaatcttacattACGACATTGTttaaccaaaaatttcatacatTAAGACAACAATGCCATGAATGACAtctaagttttaaataaaaatcataacaCAAAACTCTTGAATTTACAGCTCTGCTCATTGCGGTTGTAGTTTATCCATTAAGAtatccatcatttttttttgaagtccACTTTAAAATCGTAATCATCATCTTCCATAGCATCTGTAGACACTGATGATATACTATTGTTTGccttctttctccttttcttctctgCTTTcctcatttttgtatttaaaataccTTCTACTGAATACAGCTTTTCGTTTTGCCTGCTAGTTGCATCTTGTCCCTTTACTTTGCTCGTGTCGTCGTTGTCTTTCTCATCTTGCTCCATCGATTCGTCCTCGCTATTATCCATTGCATTTTCCAGGATTTTGCCATCTTGTATAGACGGCTCAACATTCTCATTCTAAATAACGAAAAATCATTCAGTTATGAGAAAACATGCAAATCCATTAAAAATGGTTTAGATGTGAGTGagggtaaaagaaaaagaagcataCATTTGGCTCTTGCATGTTCTCATCAAAATTCAGTGGACAGCTAGGGGGAACTTCAACTGGATTGAAATCATTAACGGACTTGAGGCTTCCAATGAATGAAGATTCACCACCATAAACTTCGTCAATGTTGAAATCTTTCCCAAGCTCGGTGACAATCCTTGCCTCTGAAGGCTCTACCTGACTTCTAATGGGTGGCATTGTGTAGTATGGAATTTTACCTTCGTTCCAATCATGTAGAACAATTCTAGCAGCAGCTCCAATATCCACAATTCCCCCTTTCTTAAGTTTTCCCCGAATAACAGCTACCTTTTGCAGAAAATCGTCGACCGTATCAAAGCTTGAAAGCTTATAGAGAGTTACTAAGGTTTTGGAAGGACAGAGCTTCAAGATCTCCTTAACTATGATATCCAAAAGTAGTAAATAAGCTTTTGAATACAGAACTCAAGGATtacaaaaagaaggaaaacactgaaaaatcaatttaccAGGAGCAACAGGATCTtccaatttttcaattcttttgcAATTTCGCAAAGCTATAGATGGCTCGTTTTCTTTAGATCTTAGCATCACAACACCAGGGCAATCCAACAACTTGACATTCTTGTCTAAATGGACCTCTTGCATCGATCTCGTTAATCCTGGTGTAGCACCAACATTGACAACGTGGGATCGCTTCAAACTGTTAATAAGACTGCTTTTGCCAACATTAGGCAGGCCAATAACACCCACggttattgattttttaatctGTCAGATTCAAAATATACAACAGACCACATCAATTAACCAAAAACAATTTGGATAAGAAGTCAATTAACCAAAATTGGAAAGGAAATTCCAGATATTGATCAGAAGCAACttttaaagaggaaaaaaaatgcagGCTAGAGAACTATTAGATGGGGCAGACGGATATCAGaacctttcaagtttcaaatgcacaaatagaaaacaccaaataaaacaaaacagaatGATCAACTTCTTAAGGTTGAAAGTATAGAAGTTTTCTATAGAACTCCCACTAATCATTGAAGTACCTCATAACTTCTTGAGTAATTCTTCAACAGTTTAATTAGAGTTTCAGCTCCAAGGCAGTCGCTACTCTGCAATAAATTGCTTGTTTTCGTTTTAGACGCCTTTGAAGATTTCCAACCTAAGTTGGACCTTTGTTCTTGCGTGCTACACTTGAAGGCAACAGCAGGCAATTCTTCTCTCAGATAATTAAGCCACTTCTCAACGGCCTCTCGAGGGACAAGATCTGTTgtgaaaaaacataaatacatgaacaaatttgaaatttctacaTGAAGATCACAGCTTGTTGTAACTCACATAGCACATGATACGACTAATCCATCCACAATTTTAAGAGGAATCTAATTAGAAGTACCTGGTCACTAAGTTGATATGATTAAGATACTAGTGCCTATTTAACTTTCTTAACTTATGTTTTACATCCTTTAAATGGATTTCAACACAGCATAATACCCAGTCAAGTCACACATAAAGCAAATATGGATTGTGGGTGGGTGTGTAGGAGCAAATAATGAAacttcaaagaaagaaaacattgaaaGCATTTTTAATAAAGGGTATAAGATACGTGTGTTGTATAGCTTCTGTTTTCCAAGCTCATGACCTTCTTCATTAGTTAGTAGAATATGGATACAGAGGAGAAATGTTTTACCAATTTTATTCAGAAGTAGAACAAGATGTTTATTAGGACCCGCTTTCATCACCATCTTCTCCATATCCATACAACGGGTGCCAAGGGGATCCCGTGCATCCAGAACTTCTAAAATAACATCTGATGCCTCAATGACTTTGGCCAATTCCTTGAAGAAAACCCTGTCAGAGTTATCTGCACATTCATAGTTAAAGACTCAATGCAAAGAAATGAACatgaatatcaaattttgcTTGCTCCATTGTTTATCCAAAACTCTTCATAGAAAACAACCCACGTACCATGATTCCGGGCAGGCCCTGCAGAGCTATTTCCACCCTTGATCTCTCCTGAACTTTGATCTACAGAATCCATATTATCAGCATCTAGCAACCCCAACTTCCTCTTTTGAGCCTGGACAAGATTAAACAGTCAGATACCAGAAAACTGCTATACAGCAACATAATATATGTACCAAAATACATACACAATTCACAGgctaataaatatattttacatacattaaaaatctaaaattgttCGTgataaaaagtattaaattataataccCTCTCCTTCCGAGCTGCTTTCTTCTGTTCCATCTCATCAAGAGCACGGGCCCGACGAGCTTCAAGAGCCTTGAGCTCCTGTTCCTTGAAGGGCCAATCATTGGGAATACCCGGGTCCTTCTCAACTTTGCTCTTCCCCTTGAAGCTTAGCTTCTTGGCTTCTTTTGCCTTCTTCTTGTGATGCTCCTTCACCTTTCTAATGATCTTGTACTTCTTCTTTAAACTAACCCTCTTGCTTTTACTCTCtacaagaaacaaaacattttagagaagaaaactAAGTGTGCCCCAGATGCAGCAGAAAACAAAAGTATTGTGTTTACttccaaaattataaatagaacCCACTTACTTTTGCTCCTCTTCACCATCTTTAAGTTTCAAAAGACCAGGGGTTTGTgcagattttcttttatttgaccTTCACTGTCAATACAAGTGAACGACTCAAAAAAATAGtcttccaaaaaataaaataaatgaggCAGTACCACAAGCAAAAGACAGAAAAATTCAAGCAAACTCAACACCACTCAAACAAATTCACACTCTAAGATAGCTTTCAATTTTGCTTGTCTTTCTGCTGATTGTGCTTTTAACTGATTATAATTATCTCGatattttcaaacacaatatttcaaatttgtaatagctaaacaaaataaatgtgtgttttcttttatcctTTGTTCACCTTAAATTTCTGATTATGATAAGAGtaatatgtttttcttcatatttatatatgaattcaatctttctttttactaatCTGTGATGCATACGTTCTTATCTTCATGTTTAATTTAGACTGGTTGAGGAGgaaattataaaagatatatatattcttgatTTCTATGGGTGGAGAAAATCAAGTAATAAGCCAACATAAACCAACTAACaagaaaaacccaaaaatcaaaacctGAGGAAGTTAAAAATGAGTGGCGGCGCGATCTCACCAACGGCACCGGCCAGGGGCTGAACTACTTcgttttttgaaagaaaaaaaacagagataAGGAACCAATGTATCTCCGTTTGCTGGGAGAGGCAGGGAACAGAAGCGACTTCTTCGGAAGACTGAGGTCGCGGCAGCTCAGAGTGCAGTGTCCGGAGAAACCCGGTAAGACGGCGGCGGGGCGGGGTTGAGTGGCTGGGAGGGATGGGACGGCTGTAAGTAAAATAGGGTTtaagagaaataaagaaaagtttatggaaacggaaaaaagaaaaagaataaatgaccgatgaaaatatatggaaaggaaaatggaaaatagaaaataggttggaaaaaaaaagttattactaatcgtgaaaaataaattattatagtttgtatttgaaaaataggaCTATTACATACtccaaattataattaaaataaatatttgttgtcttaaattatatctaattttttgtattattatatttagttgTACATATATTTAGGtatgtaatttaaattatattttttttataaatttatacaaactAGTTTATTATAGTATACGtctattataaaattttataattatgttaaatatgtaaattgtataataaatttaatgttttctgTACAAAtcatatttagattttattcgttttgaaaataaagtttaatagttttttttttctgtggTCGGActcatttgaagaaaaaaagtcatgttttttttaatctgaTAATGTGCtgaactcaaattaaaataaactaatattttaaccattttaattttcaattaaaaattataatttttctaatgacTTATATTTGAGGAATAAAAAAGTCATaaagttttgagtttttatttttatttggtcaCTAAATTTGTGTGAgtaatttttaagttaaaaaaatagtaatgtgtgtatatatcaatacaaaaaatgatGTGTGTACTGAATATGtgaaaagataattataatggttaaaatataattattaagaaaaagtatttatagtttgaaaaaagattgaaaaattattactaaCTAGACTAAacctattctttttattttcccttCCAAAGACTGAAAAGAACTGTTTGGTGCGcatattcaaaatcaaatgattgagaattaaattaagatgGAATGGAGTTATGTCAGAGAAATATAGATGCCCGTTGGTTATGAATTTACAAGCTTAGCTaatatgtttagtttttttaatggtatattataactttatcatttataaaaaatttaattgatttcatttttttccttttttatatataaaaataaagaaattatatatttattcactcaaaacaataaaaaatttcactaACTActttcactaaaaaaaaatcttatttaatatataaaaatataaacaaatttttaccAGTAATATTTGTTAGtcaaatcaattcaaattatttaaatatttaatttatttgatttgtcatccaaaaattatgaaaaacaGCAAATCcctcaaattccaaaaatattaagatttataGCAAAACCATTggctactattttttttcgatTATAcctaaaattcatttttttactgATAGCGTATTGGTACAAAGAACCAGACAGAATATTTGTAAGTTCACGGATACAATATATTTACGATTAAGATTCAGTTTTagaaaatcttaattaaatataatatttttggaCTAGATAAGATTGCACCACCACCATCTCCTAtttatatgagattttttaattcttagaatttaaataaattaattaacattttacttCTATCATTCATACAACATGCGTTTTAAAACGattttaattcaaatgttAGGTAATACCCCTGAAATAATTCCCAATTAAtcatatttcataatatttatcatatagtataatacatattttttctaaattgtccctttgaattcaaatttagttCATACTCTAAGATAGCaaagataaattcaacatgtatatttcaaactatttataaaaaaaaattaaaattattaatttgatatataaatgtttGCATACACTGTATTTGATTTTTACACATTGTATTTGAAATGGTCAGAAACGtgaacattaaataatttatatttctctGAACATCATTTGTATTtctccaatttctttttcaaacggGTGATAGGAAGTCTAGAGTATATAATCCAGTTTATACTATGAAAATAATCATCAAGAATTCAAGTGGAGATGTGCTACAAGTTAACTTTTAAACGTACACAATGAGTTTCTTTCCCTTACGTCCTGTCTTACTATGCCTTAGCTAATTTTCATACCCGTTGACCTTAAACTATCAAGAAACTCCATTTACCATTAGGCCTCTATTGCCTAGAGTAAAAGGGGAGACATCATTTGGCCTGAAATGtgacaaaagaataagaattaGAACTTCTTGTGTGCTTCCATGTAAGTTATGCGTTTTTGTTGGGAGGTGGGGTGGATGTGGATAGCCATTATTAATCAGAATTCAGAAGTCATTGCAATATCATTTATTTGGAGTTTCTTAAATCATCTTCAATGCATCATCACATTTTATAGCTTCTATTCCACTACTTTGGAGAAAGCAGTAACTGGCTTATGAGCAGAAAGATTTACAAATGTTCAATCAACCATGGTCTATCCCTTAGAGAAGGGGGTGTGCAAGAATAAAAAGTTGCATCAAATGTGGAACCTCAAAATCTTAACATTAGAACTGAAGGccaaaatttgcaaattggGTGGGCaatcaaaaaaaatattcaatatcAATCTCAATGCTCTTGGACCGGAAATCTTAGAAGCAAGTCTACACATTCTTGATATTTTTCATCGTTGCAGAGCATGTCAACGACTATGGTGCAACTGGCAGCGTTCAGTGACGCATCCTTTTGAACATCTTATGGAGAAGGTTAACCACCTCCTCTAATTTATTACTTTCACAGAAACCACGAAGAAGGGTATTATAAGTAATTATGTCAGGAGTACAACcattttcttccatcttttccatcttttcaaacaaaatatttgccTTATCCACTTGTTCCACTCTACAAAACCCATGGATCATAATGTTACATGTCACAACATTTG
Coding sequences within:
- the LOC101222973 gene encoding guanine nucleotide-binding protein-like NSN1; translation: MVKRSKKSKSKRVSLKKKYKIIRKVKEHHKKKAKEAKKLSFKGKSKVEKDPGIPNDWPFKEQELKALEARRARALDEMEQKKAARKERAQKRKLGLLDADNMDSVDQSSGEIKGGNSSAGPARNHDNSDRVFFKELAKVIEASDVILEVLDARDPLGTRCMDMEKMVMKAGPNKHLVLLLNKIDLVPREAVEKWLNYLREELPAVAFKCSTQEQRSNLGWKSSKASKTKTSNLLQSSDCLGAETLIKLLKNYSRSYEIKKSITVGVIGLPNVGKSSLINSLKRSHVVNVGATPGLTRSMQEVHLDKNVKLLDCPGVVMLRSKENEPSIALRNCKRIEKLEDPVAPVKEILKLCPSKTLVTLYKLSSFDTVDDFLQKVAVIRGKLKKGGIVDIGAAARIVLHDWNEGKIPYYTMPPIRSQVEPSEARIVTELGKDFNIDEVYGGESSFIGSLKSVNDFNPVEVPPSCPLNFDENMQEPNNENVEPSIQDGKILENAMDNSEDESMEQDEKDNDDTSKVKGQDATSRQNEKLYSVEGILNTKMRKAEKKRRKKANNSISSVSTDAMEDDDYDFKVDFKKK